A window from Pseudobutyrivibrio ruminis HUN009 encodes these proteins:
- a CDS encoding thioesterase family protein translates to MLEIGMKNTAETVVTIDNTAKAFTSGALEVFATPAMIALMEETCWKMVQPELEEGLGTVGTKVDVSHMAPSAIGKTIICEATLIEIDGRKLSFEVVCSDESGVVGMGTHERFIINNEKFLAKANK, encoded by the coding sequence ATGTTGGAAATTGGGATGAAGAATACCGCTGAGACGGTTGTGACCATTGATAATACTGCGAAGGCTTTTACTAGTGGGGCTCTTGAGGTGTTTGCAACGCCTGCGATGATTGCTCTTATGGAAGAAACCTGCTGGAAAATGGTTCAGCCAGAGCTTGAGGAAGGACTTGGTACGGTGGGTACAAAGGTAGATGTTAGCCATATGGCTCCATCTGCTATTGGTAAGACTATTATTTGTGAGGCTACTCTTATTGAGATAGATGGCCGTAAGCTTTCTTTTGAGGTTGTGTGCTCAGATGAAAGTGGTGTTGTTGGAATGGGTACTCACGAAAGATTTATCATCAATAATGAAAAGTTCCTTGCAAAGGCAAATAAGTAA
- a CDS encoding exodeoxyribonuclease III: protein MSKFISWNVNGLRAVVGKGFWDYFDEVDADIFCLQEIKLSEGQFDSEKEGYHVYWNYAEKKGYSGTAIFTKKEPISVSYGIGIEEHDHEGRVITLEFEDFYFITCYTPNSQNELKRLDYRMTWEDDFRAYMCELNKKKGVILCGDLNVAHEEIDIKNPKTNRRNAGFTDEERGKMTELLNAGFVDSFRYFYPDQTEIYSWWSYRFHAREKNAGWRIDYFIVSEDIKERMKDAKIHTEVMGSDHCPIELDFE from the coding sequence ATGAGTAAATTTATTTCATGGAATGTAAACGGTCTTAGAGCAGTAGTGGGAAAGGGCTTTTGGGATTATTTTGATGAGGTAGATGCAGATATTTTTTGCCTTCAAGAAATCAAGCTCTCCGAGGGACAGTTTGATTCTGAAAAGGAAGGATACCATGTATACTGGAATTATGCAGAAAAGAAGGGCTATTCTGGCACAGCCATTTTTACAAAGAAAGAGCCTATTTCTGTAAGCTATGGTATTGGAATAGAAGAACATGACCATGAAGGAAGAGTTATAACTCTCGAATTCGAGGACTTTTACTTTATTACATGCTATACACCTAATTCTCAGAATGAGCTTAAGCGTCTTGATTACAGAATGACCTGGGAAGATGACTTTAGAGCCTATATGTGTGAACTCAACAAGAAAAAAGGCGTAATCCTTTGCGGCGATTTAAATGTTGCTCATGAGGAAATAGATATCAAGAATCCTAAGACAAACCGTCGCAATGCGGGCTTCACAGATGAGGAGCGCGGCAAGATGACAGAGCTTTTGAATGCTGGATTCGTGGACAGCTTCAGATACTTTTATCCAGACCAGACAGAAATCTATTCATGGTGGTCTTACAGATTCCATGCCAGAGAGAAGAATGCTGGTTGGCGCATTGATTATTTCATAGTGTCAGAGGACATAAAAGAAAGAATGAAGGATGCCAAGATACATACAGAAGTTATGGGCTCAGATCATTGTCCAATAGAATTAGATTTTGAATAG